TACAGGACGCGGATGTGCTCATCATGTCATCGCATCAACCCGAAATTATGCGTAAATGGTGCACGCGTTTGATCTGGCTTGAGGAAGGGCGTATCCGCCTCGATGGTCCATCCAGCGCGGTGCTGGATGCCTATCTCGCGACATGAGACAAGGTCGCGTGGTGCCCGGGGCTGAGGCAGGGCGCCTCGGCCCGGCATGATCGGTCGATCAATGGGTAATACGCGCACGATGGCAGCGTAATGCACCATTTTCTCATATTTTCATGGGAAAGTGGCGCGAGTGACGGGGCTCGAACCCGCGACCTCCGGCGTGACAGGCCGGCGCTCTAACCAACTGAGCTACACCCGCATGGAGCGTTTCCGCTCCGGCGACCGTGTCGGAGGAGGCTTGTAGCGACCTCGTCTTCGGTGAAGGGGGAACTACCAGCCCTCATTGTGTTTGGCAACAGGGGGAAAGAAAGAATTTTGCATTTTCTTCCCCTTGCCCCTGTTTTCCTGTGTTCCGGGGCGGCGCTCAGAGTTTGGGCGCGGTGGGTTCCAGCGCCGAATCGCGGCAGGAAGCAGGGGCATTGACCGGGTTGCAACGCATCATGGCCCCACCCGGAAATGACACGCTGTAATCGTGCCAGCGGGCAGGGGCATAAAGCGGATAATCCGTGCTGATCAGCTGTGCACCATCCTCAAACGCGGTCTGGCGACGAGCAAGGTCGTTGTGACGCGCCTCCAGCGTATCGCCATCGGCACGTGTTCTAATGAGATAACCTTGTCGGACCAGATCGGGCACGATCTTTGCCGCTTTGGCATTATCTACCGCCTCGAAATCACCGACCTTCTTGCCTACAAAACCTTCGTTGATTTCGGTAAAGGCACATGTCGGCTCGCCGGGCCTGCCATTGGGAAAGATCAGCCGTCCCTTGAGCGCTGGGTGCCCTACCAGATAGCGCGCAGTGTCATGAGGGCGCTCGAACACGAAGACAATCTTGCCCCGGGCTTTGGCGAGGCTGGGCCAGCCTTTGCTGCGTATGGCGGTGTTCAGGTCAGGCGCGTCACCACGCACATCATCGGGCGCCAGAATGCGGTTGCGTCCGAAAACTTCCAGCAGCTCGGCGTCAAGACGGTCATAGGTGGCCGGAGTGAAAATTTCAGGCTGCGTGAAGGGGACTTTTCCCGGTGGCGCAGATTGCTTCGTCTCCAGATCGACGAAAATCGGCAAATGCCCCGGATGCGCGTCTGACCAGGTGCGAATGATGCCAAGGCAGGCCTTGAGCGGCTGGCAGGTCGAACGCTGGTCGATATCGACGATATGCATGACCTTGAAGTCATTGCCTTGCATGATGGCTGGATCGACAGGATCGGCCTCCGGGGTGAGGCCTGCCTTGCGCAGCCAGTCGGGACCCTTGGGATGGGCATAACGCCCGCCCTTCATGTCGGCATAAAGGTCGAGCTCGATTTGCCTGATACCGTGATCGAACTGCACGGCAAGCGGCGCGTGCTGATAGTCGAGCGTGATTGCGGCGTCAGGAGCGACTTTTGAAAGCCACTGCATGGTGACGGGCGACATGGCGGCACGGTAGGAATTATGTGTGCCAATCACCTGAATTTCGTTGAGGTGAACCGTCTCGTCGGGCGATGCCGGCACGGCGCCTGGCGCATTCTGCGCATGACCGGACGATGAGAGTACCGTGAGCGCGGAGGCGGCGAGAAAAAGAGATAAGCGTTTCATGAACATGTCTCGGATCATTTGGCCTGGACATGAAGAAATGAAGCAAGAGGCGGAAATATCGGCATGACATTCCCGCCGTCATCAAAGATTAACAGACCAGCGTGACGCCGGCGCCGAGTGCCTTATGGCTCAAGAGCCGGAGAGCGGCAGGAGGCTGGCGCATTGACCGGGTTGCATCGGGCCACCAGCCCATGCCCGAACCCGACCGAGTAGTTGTGCCAGGGCGCTGGCTCGAAGGTCGGATAATCGGTGCTGATCAACTGTGCGCCGGATGAAAAAGCCACGTCACGACGCTCAAGCGCATTCTGACGCGCCTCGATCGTGTTGGCATCGGCCCGGGTGCGCACGAGATAGCCCTGTTTCACGAGGGCAGGGATGGTCGTTGCCGCTGCCTTGTTGTC
The sequence above is drawn from the Asaia bogorensis NBRC 16594 genome and encodes:
- a CDS encoding phosphatidylinositol-specific phospholipase C1-like protein, which codes for MKRLSLFLAASALTVLSSSGHAQNAPGAVPASPDETVHLNEIQVIGTHNSYRAAMSPVTMQWLSKVAPDAAITLDYQHAPLAVQFDHGIRQIELDLYADMKGGRYAHPKGPDWLRKAGLTPEADPVDPAIMQGNDFKVMHIVDIDQRSTCQPLKACLGIIRTWSDAHPGHLPIFVDLETKQSAPPGKVPFTQPEIFTPATYDRLDAELLEVFGRNRILAPDDVRGDAPDLNTAIRSKGWPSLAKARGKIVFVFERPHDTARYLVGHPALKGRLIFPNGRPGEPTCAFTEINEGFVGKKVGDFEAVDNAKAAKIVPDLVRQGYLIRTRADGDTLEARHNDLARRQTAFEDGAQLISTDYPLYAPARWHDYSVSFPGGAMMRCNPVNAPASCRDSALEPTAPKL